The following coding sequences lie in one Mucilaginibacter sp. KACC 22773 genomic window:
- a CDS encoding AraC family transcriptional regulator gives MTTSNVMRENTPLTAGDCFTVFAKVDNNFEGQLHYHDDYELHLVLNAKGAKRVVGGHIDVIDDLELVMVGPGLYHGWFTNECKSQQITEIVIQFHKDLFDEKFLQRNQLSFLKGMLQRAPLGVLFSPKTILAVKNRLLALNKQSGFTSVLELLSILHELSTSADMKTLSDPSFINQKFYHNSRRIEKVFEHMNSNYNRKVSLAEVARVVHMPEASFSRFIKKRTGKTFTDSLNEIRLGHATRMLIDSTTTVAEIAYECGFNNISNFNRIFKRKKQFTPNEFRSTYMVASFTHGPHVSLKASVA, from the coding sequence ATGACGACAAGCAATGTAATGCGCGAAAATACCCCGCTGACAGCAGGCGATTGCTTTACTGTTTTTGCGAAGGTTGATAATAATTTTGAAGGCCAGCTTCATTACCATGACGATTATGAGCTTCATTTGGTTTTAAACGCTAAAGGGGCCAAACGCGTTGTTGGCGGACATATAGATGTAATTGACGATTTGGAACTGGTAATGGTAGGCCCCGGCCTTTATCATGGCTGGTTTACCAACGAGTGCAAAAGCCAGCAGATAACCGAGATTGTTATCCAGTTTCATAAAGACCTTTTTGACGAGAAGTTTTTACAGCGTAACCAGCTTAGTTTTTTAAAGGGAATGCTGCAGCGTGCGCCGCTGGGGGTTCTTTTCTCGCCCAAAACAATTCTGGCGGTTAAAAACCGGCTCCTGGCGCTGAATAAGCAAAGCGGCTTTACATCGGTTTTAGAATTGCTATCCATATTGCACGAACTCTCAACTTCGGCAGATATGAAAACCCTGTCGGATCCGAGCTTTATTAACCAGAAATTTTACCATAACAGCCGTCGTATCGAAAAAGTATTTGAGCATATGAATAGCAACTACAACCGCAAGGTTTCCCTTGCCGAGGTTGCCCGCGTTGTTCACATGCCCGAAGCATCGTTCAGTAGGTTTATAAAAAAGCGTACCGGCAAAACTTTTACCGATAGCTTAAACGAAATAAGGTTAGGACATGCCACGCGGATGCTCATTGACTCCACCACTACGGTAGCCGAGATAGCCTATGAGTGTGGGTTCAACAACATATCCAATTTTAACAGGATTTTTAAACGCAAAAAACAATTTACACCCAACGAGTTCAGATCAACCTATATGGTTGCAAGCTTTACGCATGGTCCGCACGTTAGCTTAAAAGCATCAGTAGCTTAA
- a CDS encoding alpha-L-arabinofuranosidase: MRVIINSVFTILLALITLTACKKDKKTDTTAVDTGNGGATGPIISPTDPGIAVSQGFFLDSWQAKTFTKPATQNVAKPTASSITVTADFAQVVSKVSKNLFGNNMNPFTGQYTDAGLVKNITNLSPNIIRAPGGSLSDVYFYDLPAGGKPADVPAQLLKADGSADPTSGYWSGMVADSWSISLSNYYSLLQKTNSTDIITVNYGYARYGLSDNPVETAAHYAAQWVRNDKGRTQLWEVGNENFGNWEAGYRIDVSKNKDGQPEILTGQLYGTHFKIFADSMRKAASDIGTTIKIGIVLTDGDDQNNSVGVQNWNSGVLSAAGSSPDFFVVHNYYTPFNQNSTPDVILATPSAVTASMLSWVNNSVQKAGVTQKPIAMDEWNIFASGSRQQVSYVNGVHAVLVLGELIKNQVSMACRWDLANGGSDGNDHGLFTFKQDGTANFTPRPAFYYLYYFQKYFGDRMISSTVTGSTDIVSYASSFTSGEAGVTLVNKSGTDQIVSINFKNYYTGSSYYYYSLKGGTDNGSYSGKVTVNNNGPAGDVGGPAGYATLAANSSGTSGGITVNVPARGVVFLVCDKK, from the coding sequence ATGAGAGTAATAATAAATAGTGTATTTACAATATTATTGGCCCTTATAACTTTAACGGCATGCAAAAAGGATAAAAAAACTGACACAACAGCTGTTGATACAGGAAACGGTGGGGCAACAGGCCCAATTATATCACCAACCGACCCTGGCATCGCGGTTTCGCAAGGTTTTTTTTTAGATAGCTGGCAAGCTAAAACATTTACAAAGCCGGCTACGCAAAATGTGGCTAAGCCAACCGCATCTTCAATAACTGTAACCGCGGATTTTGCACAAGTGGTGTCAAAAGTTTCAAAAAACTTGTTTGGCAATAATATGAATCCATTTACCGGTCAATATACTGATGCCGGCCTGGTAAAAAACATTACTAATCTATCGCCTAATATTATCAGGGCGCCGGGGGGCAGTTTATCTGATGTTTATTTTTATGATCTGCCTGCGGGCGGTAAACCTGCAGATGTGCCTGCCCAACTATTAAAGGCCGATGGCAGTGCCGATCCTACCAGTGGGTATTGGAGTGGTATGGTAGCCGATAGCTGGTCGATAAGTCTTAGCAATTACTATTCGCTGTTACAAAAAACCAATAGCACCGATATAATCACCGTAAATTATGGGTACGCCCGTTATGGGTTAAGCGATAACCCGGTTGAAACTGCCGCGCATTACGCCGCCCAATGGGTTAGGAATGATAAAGGGCGAACCCAATTATGGGAGGTTGGCAACGAAAATTTTGGCAACTGGGAAGCCGGGTATCGCATTGATGTATCAAAGAATAAGGATGGCCAGCCCGAAATTTTGACAGGACAGCTATACGGAACCCATTTTAAGATTTTTGCCGATTCGATGCGTAAAGCTGCCAGCGATATAGGCACCACCATTAAAATAGGTATTGTACTTACCGACGGAGATGACCAAAACAATTCGGTAGGGGTGCAAAACTGGAATTCGGGCGTATTATCTGCTGCCGGCTCATCGCCCGATTTTTTTGTGGTGCATAATTATTATACGCCTTTTAATCAAAATTCAACGCCCGACGTTATCCTGGCAACACCATCGGCAGTTACAGCTTCGATGTTAAGTTGGGTTAATAATTCCGTTCAAAAGGCTGGTGTCACTCAAAAGCCCATTGCGATGGACGAGTGGAATATATTTGCTTCGGGTTCAAGACAGCAGGTGTCTTACGTGAATGGAGTACATGCTGTTTTGGTACTGGGCGAGTTAATTAAAAACCAGGTAAGCATGGCCTGCCGCTGGGATTTGGCTAATGGAGGCAGCGATGGTAACGATCATGGTTTATTTACTTTCAAACAGGATGGCACTGCAAACTTTACCCCGCGGCCTGCATTCTACTACCTGTATTATTTTCAAAAATACTTTGGCGACAGGATGATCAGTTCAACAGTTACGGGCAGTACCGATATTGTTAGTTATGCATCTTCATTCACATCGGGCGAAGCCGGTGTTACACTGGTGAATAAAAGTGGCACCGACCAGATAGTTAGTATCAATTTCAAAAATTACTATACCGGTTCAAGTTACTACTACTATAGCTTAAAAGGTGGTACAGATAATGGATCATACTCCGGCAAAGTTACTGTTAACAACAACGGCCCGGCCGGCGATGTTGGTGGTCCGGCTGGTTATGCTACGCTTGCTGCAAACTCATCAGGAACCAGCGGCGGAATAACGGTTAATGTACCCGCAAGAGGTGTGGTGTTCTTAGTTTGCGATAAAAAATAA
- a CDS encoding conjugative transposon protein TraM — translation MEKQRKFLLVLPLLVIPFLTMAFWALGGGKAGSRPLVNNKGLDTDLPEAQFKAQDKTDKMAVYQAAQHDSTQDGVSPAFLKSMGLDKATPQKTDSAATPDDQAKKIQAKLAQLNKQLSQPQQEHQQTASYEEPEPQQVKQLKKMMRNMNGGSNAPDPEMQQLNKMLDKIQAIQNPATVKQKAAITEPAKPFRAIPAVIDGKQKVMDGGAVKLKLTDTVTLKNQFLSKGQEIFGVCEVTNQRLLLTIQNIRLDKQIIPVNLTVFSLDGMPGIPAPEAELGGAAGNGADNAIQSMQFLTMDQSLGAQAAAGGINAAKGLFSKKIKKIKVRLTDEYPVLLKINR, via the coding sequence ATGGAAAAGCAACGAAAATTCCTTCTGGTATTGCCGCTATTGGTGATCCCTTTCCTGACCATGGCCTTCTGGGCTTTGGGCGGCGGCAAAGCCGGCAGCCGGCCCCTGGTCAACAACAAAGGCCTCGACACCGACCTGCCCGAAGCGCAATTTAAAGCGCAGGATAAAACCGATAAAATGGCGGTTTACCAGGCTGCCCAGCATGATTCGACGCAAGACGGCGTAAGCCCGGCCTTTTTAAAGTCGATGGGCCTGGATAAAGCAACCCCACAAAAGACCGATTCCGCAGCCACGCCGGACGATCAGGCGAAAAAGATACAGGCGAAACTGGCACAATTGAATAAACAATTAAGCCAGCCGCAGCAAGAACACCAGCAAACGGCCAGCTACGAAGAACCGGAGCCGCAGCAAGTAAAGCAGCTTAAAAAAATGATGCGGAACATGAATGGCGGCAGCAACGCGCCCGATCCCGAAATGCAGCAATTGAATAAAATGCTGGACAAGATACAGGCCATACAAAACCCCGCCACGGTAAAACAAAAAGCAGCAATAACAGAACCGGCCAAACCCTTCCGGGCGATACCTGCTGTTATCGATGGCAAACAAAAGGTAATGGATGGCGGCGCTGTCAAACTGAAACTGACGGACACCGTAACCCTGAAAAACCAGTTCTTATCCAAAGGACAGGAAATCTTCGGCGTTTGCGAGGTCACTAACCAGCGTTTACTGCTGACCATTCAAAACATCCGGCTGGATAAGCAGATCATCCCGGTCAACCTTACGGTATTCAGCCTGGACGGTATGCCCGGTATACCGGCACCGGAAGCTGAACTTGGCGGCGCGGCAGGCAATGGCGCTGATAACGCGATCCAAAGCATGCAGTTCCTGACCATGGACCAAAGCCTCGGCGCGCAAGCGGCTGCCGGAGGCATCAACGCGGCCAAAGGCTTATTCAGCAAAAAGATAAAAAAGATCAAAGTCAGGCTAACAGACGAATACCCTGTCCTTTTAAAAATCAATCGTTAA
- the traK gene encoding conjugative transposon protein TraK, producing MFTHLRNIETAFQQNKRIVALVILTSALISVNAIYFAFAAYQKASAHIYVLANGKALEAIAADRKDNIPVEARDHIRMFHHYFFTLDPDEKVIESNISKALYLADESARNQYNGLKEKSYYNNLISGNISQSIAVDSIQLNMNSYPYAFKCFATEKLIRATSTINKLLVTQGYLRNVSRSDNNPHGFLIEHWETIANRDTTINNP from the coding sequence ATGTTCACACACCTCAGAAATATCGAAACCGCTTTCCAGCAGAATAAACGCATCGTCGCCCTGGTGATATTAACCAGCGCCCTGATATCCGTCAACGCCATCTATTTCGCCTTTGCCGCTTACCAGAAAGCGTCAGCGCATATCTATGTACTGGCCAACGGTAAGGCGCTGGAAGCCATCGCCGCAGACCGGAAAGACAATATACCCGTCGAAGCCCGCGACCACATCAGGATGTTCCATCATTATTTTTTCACACTTGATCCCGATGAAAAAGTTATCGAAAGCAATATCAGCAAGGCCTTATACCTCGCTGATGAAAGCGCACGTAACCAGTATAATGGACTGAAGGAGAAAAGCTATTACAATAACCTCATTTCCGGAAACATCAGCCAGTCCATAGCGGTCGACAGTATCCAGTTGAACATGAACAGTTATCCGTATGCTTTCAAATGCTTCGCAACTGAAAAGCTGATCCGCGCCACATCCACCATCAATAAACTACTGGTTACGCAGGGTTACCTGCGTAATGTCAGCCGTTCGGATAATAATCCACACGGATTCCTGATCGAACATTGGGAAACCATCGCTAACCGTGACACCACCATCAATAACCCATGA
- the traJ gene encoding conjugative transposon protein TraJ — protein MKKKLLLSAVLALTGIFIPLFSRADGLADDIHGLQSVLDNVYTEMLPMCSQLIGVARGIAGFGALWYIAARVWRHLASAEPVDFYPLMRPFALGMAILLFPTVIAVINGVMNPVVTATGGMVKNSDAAIAQLLAQKEAAIEKTDAWQVYVGESGEGDRDKWYKYTHPNDKEGNNDKLLKSLGNDVKFAMDKASYNFRNSVKQWMSELLQVIYEAAALCINTIRTFYLVVLAILGPLVFGLSVFDGFQHTLTTWLAKYLNVFLWLPVANIFGSIIGKVQENMLKLDIQQVQSAGDTFFSSTDTAYLIFLLIGIVGYFTVPAVAGYIINPGGGNGLLNKVTNLTSISLSSVKSATSATGERMAEGAKNIINTPGYIADGYRSAGSNDVQAEKLNGNPKK, from the coding sequence ATGAAAAAGAAGCTTTTATTAAGCGCCGTACTGGCGCTGACGGGGATCTTCATTCCTCTATTTTCCAGGGCGGACGGGCTGGCAGATGATATTCACGGATTGCAAAGCGTGCTGGATAACGTCTATACCGAAATGCTCCCGATGTGCAGCCAGTTGATCGGCGTGGCCCGTGGTATTGCCGGGTTCGGTGCACTCTGGTATATCGCCGCACGTGTGTGGCGGCATTTGGCCAGTGCCGAACCGGTTGACTTTTACCCCTTAATGCGCCCCTTTGCTTTAGGTATGGCCATCCTGCTATTCCCGACCGTGATCGCAGTGATCAACGGTGTCATGAACCCGGTGGTAACCGCCACAGGCGGTATGGTCAAGAATTCAGATGCGGCTATCGCCCAATTGCTGGCGCAGAAAGAAGCTGCTATTGAAAAAACAGATGCCTGGCAGGTATACGTCGGTGAAAGCGGTGAAGGCGACAGAGATAAATGGTATAAATACACCCATCCAAATGATAAAGAAGGCAATAATGATAAACTCTTAAAGAGCCTTGGCAATGATGTCAAATTCGCCATGGATAAAGCCAGCTATAACTTCCGCAACAGCGTCAAGCAATGGATGTCTGAGCTATTGCAGGTGATCTATGAAGCAGCCGCGCTTTGTATCAACACCATCCGGACCTTTTATCTGGTCGTATTGGCCATTCTCGGCCCATTGGTATTCGGTCTTTCCGTCTTTGACGGCTTCCAGCATACGCTGACGACCTGGCTTGCGAAATATCTGAATGTGTTTTTATGGCTACCCGTCGCCAATATTTTCGGCAGTATCATCGGGAAAGTACAGGAAAATATGCTGAAACTGGATATTCAGCAAGTACAAAGCGCGGGTGATACTTTTTTTAGTTCGACCGATACGGCCTACCTCATTTTTCTTTTGATCGGCATAGTCGGCTATTTTACGGTACCTGCCGTTGCGGGCTATATTATCAATCCCGGTGGCGGTAACGGTTTACTAAATAAAGTCACCAACCTGACATCGATCAGCCTGAGTTCGGTGAAATCTGCTACCTCTGCCACCGGTGAAAGAATGGCCGAAGGCGCTAAAAACATCATCAATACACCAGGGTACATCGCCGACGGCTACCGCTCGGCCGGCTCCAACGATGTGCAGGCAGAAAAATTAAATGGCAACCCTAAAAAATAA
- a CDS encoding TerB family tellurite resistance protein: MKRINTLRRCGAVLILMLIFCIKANAQSDELQQLLLNIEKLTQFKAILSDMKKGYQIYQQGYGTISNLSKGNFDLHNIYLTGLMAVNPAVRNNPRVGQIMSQQNDLLSEYQRYASLFRLSGTFSNSELTYINNVFSQLVRQSDANIDDLSSVTTAGKLRMSDDDRLRAIDRIYNSSSDQLQFLRFFNRQAVMLSLQRSKDLNDTRTLKRLYKIN, translated from the coding sequence ATGAAAAGGATTAACACACTCAGGCGCTGTGGCGCCGTATTGATTTTGATGCTGATTTTTTGCATCAAGGCCAACGCCCAAAGCGATGAATTACAGCAATTACTACTGAATATCGAAAAACTGACCCAATTCAAAGCGATCCTGTCGGATATGAAAAAAGGCTACCAGATCTACCAGCAAGGCTACGGTACCATTTCCAATTTATCGAAAGGCAATTTTGACCTGCATAACATTTACCTGACGGGTCTAATGGCGGTCAATCCCGCAGTGCGCAATAACCCCAGGGTCGGCCAGATCATGAGCCAGCAAAACGATCTGCTCAGCGAGTATCAGCGTTATGCCAGTTTGTTCCGGCTAAGCGGAACATTCAGCAACAGTGAACTTACTTATATCAATAATGTGTTCAGCCAGTTGGTGAGGCAAAGCGATGCCAATATCGATGACTTGTCCAGTGTCACAACCGCTGGAAAACTGCGCATGTCTGATGATGACCGCCTGCGGGCGATTGACCGCATTTATAACAGCAGTTCCGACCAGTTACAGTTCCTGCGTTTCTTTAACCGGCAGGCAGTGATGCTGAGTTTGCAGCGGAGCAAGGACCTGAATGATACGCGAACGCTTAAGCGGCTTTACAAGATAAACTAA
- a CDS encoding conjugal transfer protein TraI has protein sequence MKKLIIIIIVMLTCYSSRSDAQIPIAEAVKLVVKKVIKAIDLKVQRMQNNTIWLQNAQKALENELSRFRLNEISDWSEKQRSLYDEYYRELWQIKSTIAYYQRIKDLTLQQVALVGEYQRAWKLFQSDKHFRIEEINEMQRVYLGLLDASAKNLDQIMLVVNPGKTQMTDQQRLEAINQAGDRLDENYSDLKQYNNQNMILSLHRSKDLNEVQTIKNYYGIR, from the coding sequence ATGAAAAAATTAATTATCATCATCATAGTGATGCTGACCTGCTATAGTAGCAGGTCAGATGCTCAGATACCGATTGCTGAAGCTGTCAAGCTTGTGGTAAAAAAAGTAATCAAAGCCATCGACCTGAAGGTACAACGCATGCAAAATAATACCATCTGGCTACAGAATGCGCAAAAAGCATTGGAGAACGAACTGTCCAGGTTCAGGTTGAACGAGATCTCCGATTGGTCCGAAAAGCAGCGTTCACTCTATGATGAATACTACCGGGAACTATGGCAAATCAAATCCACCATTGCTTATTACCAGCGCATTAAGGACCTTACACTACAACAAGTGGCCCTGGTTGGAGAATATCAGCGGGCCTGGAAGCTTTTTCAATCGGATAAACATTTCCGTATCGAAGAGATCAATGAAATGCAGCGGGTTTACCTGGGCCTTTTGGATGCCTCCGCCAAGAACCTCGACCAGATCATGCTGGTCGTCAACCCCGGTAAAACCCAGATGACCGACCAGCAGCGGCTGGAAGCCATCAACCAGGCCGGTGACCGGCTGGACGAAAATTACAGCGACCTGAAACAATATAATAACCAGAATATGATCCTCAGCCTGCACCGGAGTAAGGATTTAAACGAAGTACAAACCATCAAAAACTATTATGGCATCCGTTGA
- a CDS encoding TraG family conjugative transposon ATPase — protein MKNAEQVFPIYKVEHDTLLSMQGELSVAYEMRLPELFTLSNDEYMAFHQTWVKAIKLLPRNSVFHKQDWFVETAYQATFDDKTFLSHASERFFNERPYLAHHCHIILTKRPENYKPVSSAASSLLRKRLTPAQSTDAELFRDFLDSAGQFKRVMEDSGLVTMRRLGDNDLAGTLVTPGILEQYCFLLSPDDEPELKDIHLKDELRIGDNRCQLYTLAEAENLPALCGPRITYDQYSTDKTKFSTGFATPVGALLNCNHIYNQYLFIEDSAKTLKKLEAKKLRLQSLSAYSRENAIGRDATQEFLNEAISQQRLPVKAHFNILAWTADKAQLKDVKNKVSSALAQLDAQPKQETDGAPQIWWAGLPGNAGNFPMNDTFDTFAEQAACFFNLETNYRSSLSPCGIRLGDRLSGNPLHVDLSDEPMKNGITTNRNKFILGPSGSGKSFFTNHLLRSYYEQDAHIVLVDVGHSYEGLCEFVDGYYFTYSEDSPISFNPFYVGEGDLLDTEKRESIKAMILALWKKEDEGVQRSEYIAISDALFHYYQSDPEFACFNSFYEFLQGPFYQTMKASKVKDEHFDIDNLLFVLRPYYKGGEYDYLLNATENLDLLHRRFIVFELDNIKDHPILFPVVTLIIMETFVSKMRKLSKETRKMILIEEAWKAIAREGMAEYIKYLFKTVRKYFGEALVVTQDIEDIISSPVVKQAIINNSDCKILLDQCKYQNDFPKIQQLLGITDKETALIMSMNRANDERYKYKEVFISLNGQLSRVYRTEVSREEYWTYTTESAEKAKVKAYKKKYGDIRKAIAVIVQEEQQTKNNAA, from the coding sequence ATGAAAAACGCTGAACAAGTATTCCCGATCTACAAGGTCGAACACGATACCTTGTTATCCATGCAGGGTGAGTTAAGTGTCGCTTACGAAATGCGCCTGCCCGAATTGTTTACGCTGTCGAATGATGAATATATGGCTTTTCACCAGACCTGGGTAAAAGCGATCAAACTCCTGCCCAGGAACAGCGTTTTTCATAAGCAGGATTGGTTCGTGGAAACCGCTTACCAGGCCACATTCGACGACAAAACCTTTCTGAGCCATGCCAGCGAACGCTTTTTTAACGAACGCCCCTACCTCGCACACCATTGCCATATCATCCTCACTAAAAGGCCCGAGAACTACAAACCCGTCAGCAGTGCCGCCAGCAGTTTGCTGCGCAAACGCCTGACCCCGGCCCAAAGTACCGACGCGGAATTATTCCGCGATTTCCTGGATAGCGCGGGCCAGTTCAAACGGGTGATGGAAGACAGCGGCCTGGTGACCATGCGCCGTTTGGGCGATAACGATCTGGCCGGTACACTGGTCACGCCCGGCATTTTAGAACAATATTGTTTCCTGCTCAGTCCCGATGACGAACCGGAGTTGAAAGACATTCATCTGAAAGACGAATTACGGATCGGCGATAACCGCTGCCAGCTTTATACATTGGCCGAAGCCGAAAACCTGCCTGCCTTATGCGGGCCGCGCATTACTTACGACCAATACAGTACCGATAAAACCAAGTTCAGTACCGGCTTTGCCACCCCGGTCGGTGCCCTGCTGAACTGCAACCATATTTACAACCAGTATCTATTTATTGAAGACAGTGCCAAAACCCTTAAAAAACTGGAAGCCAAAAAGCTGCGCCTGCAATCGCTCTCGGCCTACTCCCGCGAAAACGCAATCGGCCGTGATGCCACCCAGGAGTTCTTGAACGAAGCGATCAGCCAGCAACGGCTTCCGGTTAAGGCACATTTCAACATCCTGGCCTGGACGGCCGATAAAGCACAGTTGAAAGACGTCAAAAACAAAGTCAGCTCGGCGCTGGCCCAACTGGACGCGCAGCCCAAACAGGAAACGGATGGCGCCCCGCAGATCTGGTGGGCGGGCCTGCCCGGCAACGCGGGCAACTTCCCGATGAACGACACTTTCGATACGTTCGCCGAGCAGGCCGCCTGCTTTTTCAACCTGGAAACCAACTACCGAAGCAGCCTTTCACCCTGCGGTATCCGGCTCGGCGACCGGTTGAGCGGCAACCCGCTGCATGTCGACCTGAGTGATGAGCCGATGAAAAACGGTATCACAACTAATCGTAACAAGTTCATTTTAGGGCCGTCCGGCAGCGGAAAATCTTTTTTTACCAACCATTTGCTGCGCAGCTATTATGAGCAGGACGCGCATATCGTGTTGGTCGATGTCGGCCATAGCTATGAAGGCCTTTGTGAATTTGTGGACGGCTATTATTTCACCTATAGTGAAGACAGCCCCATCAGTTTCAATCCTTTTTACGTGGGTGAAGGCGACCTGCTGGATACCGAAAAACGGGAAAGCATCAAAGCCATGATCCTGGCGCTCTGGAAAAAAGAAGACGAAGGCGTGCAGCGTTCCGAATATATCGCGATCTCCGATGCGCTGTTCCATTACTACCAGTCTGACCCCGAGTTCGCCTGCTTCAATTCTTTCTACGAGTTTTTGCAAGGGCCTTTTTACCAGACCATGAAGGCAAGTAAAGTGAAAGATGAACATTTCGACATCGACAATTTATTGTTCGTATTGCGGCCCTATTATAAAGGCGGTGAATATGATTACCTGCTCAATGCGACAGAAAACCTCGATCTGCTGCACCGCCGCTTTATCGTATTTGAACTGGACAATATCAAAGACCACCCGATCCTGTTCCCGGTGGTGACACTCATCATCATGGAAACCTTCGTGAGTAAAATGCGCAAACTATCCAAGGAAACGCGTAAAATGATCCTGATCGAGGAAGCCTGGAAAGCCATCGCACGCGAAGGCATGGCCGAATACATTAAGTATTTGTTCAAAACGGTAAGGAAGTATTTCGGCGAAGCGCTGGTGGTTACCCAGGACATTGAAGATATCATCAGTTCGCCTGTCGTCAAACAGGCCATTATCAATAACAGCGATTGCAAGATATTACTGGATCAGTGCAAGTACCAAAATGACTTTCCAAAAATCCAGCAACTACTGGGTATCACCGATAAAGAAACCGCGCTCATTATGAGTATGAACCGGGCCAATGATGAACGCTATAAATACAAGGAAGTATTTATCAGTTTGAACGGCCAGCTTTCGAGGGTTTATCGTACGGAAGTAAGCCGGGAAGAATACTGGACCTATACCACGGAATCAGCTGAAAAAGCCAAAGTCAAAGCTTACAAAAAGAAATACGGCGATATCCGCAAAGCCATTGCGGTTATCGTTCAGGAAGAACAACAAACTAAAAATAACGCCGCATGA
- a CDS encoding DUF4133 domain-containing protein, with translation MNYQINKGINRPIEFKGLKAQYIGYLGGGLVALLVLFAILYLTGMAIYLCILIIAGLGSILFYKVFDLSHQFGEHGLMKRNARRYVPDYLRFKTRRLFYEKR, from the coding sequence ATGAATTACCAGATCAACAAGGGCATTAACCGTCCGATCGAGTTCAAGGGGCTCAAGGCGCAATACATCGGCTATTTAGGCGGAGGCCTGGTGGCGCTGCTCGTTTTGTTCGCTATTCTTTATCTGACCGGTATGGCCATTTACCTGTGTATCCTCATCATAGCAGGCTTAGGCAGCATTCTATTTTACAAAGTATTCGATCTGAGCCATCAATTCGGTGAACACGGGCTGATGAAGAGAAATGCCCGCCGGTACGTGCCCGATTATTTAAGATTCAAAACCAGGAGGCTGTTTTATGAAAAACGCTGA
- a CDS encoding DUF4134 domain-containing protein: MKKTTAIIALLLIATAAMAQDGNAGINEATSQVKSYFSTGTNLMYAIGAIVGLVGAIKVYKKWNDGEHDTGKVASSWFGSCIFLVVVATVLKSFFGV, encoded by the coding sequence ATGAAAAAGACAACAGCAATCATCGCGCTGCTATTGATAGCGACAGCAGCTATGGCCCAGGATGGCAACGCCGGTATTAACGAGGCCACCAGCCAGGTTAAAAGTTATTTCTCCACCGGCACTAACCTGATGTACGCTATTGGAGCCATTGTCGGCTTGGTCGGCGCGATAAAGGTTTACAAAAAGTGGAATGACGGGGAACACGATACCGGCAAGGTCGCCTCCAGTTGGTTTGGGAGCTGTATTTTTTTGGTCGTAGTCGCTACCGTTCTCAAATCATTTTTTGGCGTATGA
- a CDS encoding class I SAM-dependent methyltransferase, giving the protein MPAAAGVPADQLKIFWSTRAAFVNCGMTDHSAIFDYHRSMIAYHGNTGPAALGWTNRENQLIRFRVLSEMAGLDHCSILDAGCGHGDLLGYLLNRYPAITYTGIEQIPEFLAEAGKRYGLLPAATFLEGDFTRDALPPADYVLLSGALNYYQEDPDFIYGAISRLYAVSRKGFGFNLLRRVIPNGLLAAYNPDDICAYCRTLGAEVRLRLDYSDEDFTVYLYR; this is encoded by the coding sequence ATGCCTGCAGCAGCCGGTGTACCGGCTGATCAGCTTAAAATATTTTGGTCAACCCGGGCTGCGTTCGTAAATTGCGGCATGACTGACCATTCCGCCATATTTGATTACCACCGCAGCATGATCGCATACCATGGCAATACAGGCCCGGCCGCACTTGGCTGGACGAACAGGGAAAACCAGCTCATCCGGTTCAGGGTACTGTCCGAAATGGCCGGCCTGGATCATTGCAGCATACTGGACGCGGGCTGCGGTCATGGCGACCTGCTCGGCTACCTGTTAAACCGGTATCCGGCTATCACTTATACCGGGATCGAACAGATACCCGAGTTTCTTGCCGAAGCCGGCAAAAGGTACGGTTTGCTACCCGCGGCTACGTTCCTGGAGGGGGATTTCACCAGGGACGCACTCCCGCCTGCGGATTATGTACTGCTCAGCGGTGCGCTCAATTACTACCAGGAAGACCCCGATTTTATATATGGCGCCATTTCCCGTTTATATGCCGTCTCCCGTAAAGGCTTCGGTTTTAACCTGCTTCGCCGCGTTATCCCAAACGGGCTCCTCGCGGCCTATAACCCCGACGATATCTGTGCCTATTGCCGGACGCTTGGTGCTGAGGTCCGGCTGCGGCTGGATTACAGCGACGAGGATTTTACCGTATACCTGTACCGGTAA